In the genome of Flavobacterium panacagri, one region contains:
- a CDS encoding Txe/YoeB family addiction module toxin yields MDICFTKNGWEDFEYWIENDTETALKIKELIKSIRENPFKGIGKPEPLKHDLKSFWSRRINGDHRLVYRVSGTKGIDQKCIILQCRFHYDD; encoded by the coding sequence TTTGTTTTACAAAAAATGGATGGGAAGATTTTGAATATTGGATTGAAAACGATACCGAAACAGCATTAAAAATAAAAGAATTAATTAAATCAATCAGAGAAAATCCATTTAAAGGAATTGGAAAACCGGAACCTTTAAAACATGATTTAAAAAGTTTCTGGTCTAGAAGAATTAATGGAGATCATCGATTGGTTTATAGAGTTTCAGGAACAAAAGGAATTGATCAAAAATGTATTATTTTACAATGTCGATTTCATTATGATGATTAA
- the dusB gene encoding tRNA dihydrouridine synthase DusB, translating into MVKIGNIELPEFPLLLAPMEDVSDPPFRRLCKTHGADMMYSEFISSEGLIRDAIKSRMKLDIFDYERPVGIQIFGGDEEAMEMSSKIVSTVKPDLVDINFGCPVKKVVCRGAGAGVLKDVDLMVRLTKAVIKGTDLPVTVKTRLGWDENSINIDEVAERLQDIGVQALTIHARTRAQMYKGHSDWSHIARVKNNPRITMPIFGNGDIDSPEKALHYKNEYGIDGIMIGRAAIGYPWIFNEIKHFFKTGEHLSAPTVIDRVEAARNHLKWSMEWKGERLGIVEMRRHYTNYFKGIHSFKEFKQKLVTTDGPEDLFAIMKEIEEVYAGYEFV; encoded by the coding sequence ATGGTCAAGATTGGCAACATAGAATTACCTGAATTTCCTTTATTACTAGCTCCGATGGAAGATGTGAGCGATCCACCGTTTCGCAGATTATGCAAAACGCATGGCGCTGACATGATGTATTCTGAATTTATTTCGTCGGAAGGATTAATTCGTGACGCTATAAAAAGCCGCATGAAGCTGGATATTTTTGATTACGAACGTCCTGTTGGAATTCAGATTTTTGGTGGAGATGAAGAAGCAATGGAAATGTCGTCTAAAATTGTTTCAACTGTAAAACCAGATTTAGTGGACATTAACTTTGGATGCCCAGTAAAAAAAGTCGTTTGTCGTGGCGCAGGAGCAGGAGTTTTGAAAGATGTTGATTTGATGGTTCGTTTAACGAAAGCGGTTATCAAAGGAACTGATTTGCCTGTTACGGTAAAAACGCGTTTAGGCTGGGACGAAAACTCGATTAATATTGATGAAGTTGCAGAAAGACTTCAGGATATTGGTGTTCAAGCTTTAACCATTCACGCTAGAACCCGTGCACAAATGTATAAAGGTCATTCTGACTGGTCTCACATTGCGCGTGTAAAAAATAATCCAAGAATTACAATGCCTATTTTTGGGAATGGCGATATCGACAGTCCAGAAAAAGCATTACACTATAAAAACGAATACGGAATTGACGGTATCATGATTGGCCGTGCGGCGATTGGTTATCCGTGGATTTTCAATGAAATCAAACATTTCTTTAAAACAGGCGAACACTTATCTGCTCCAACCGTTATTGATCGTGTTGAGGCTGCTAGAAACCATTTAAAATGGTCTATGGAATGGAAAGGCGAGCGCTTGGGAATTGTAGAAATGCGTCGTCATTATACCAATTATTTCAAAGGAATTCATTCTTTCAAAGAATTCAAACAGAAACTGGTTACAACTGATGGGCCTGAGGATTTATTTGCAATCATGAAAGAGATTGAAGAGGTTTATGCTGGTTATGAATTTGTTTAA